A genomic stretch from Theobroma cacao cultivar B97-61/B2 chromosome 4, Criollo_cocoa_genome_V2, whole genome shotgun sequence includes:
- the LOC18602711 gene encoding F-box/kelch-repeat protein At3g23880: protein MAPMMKEQKRMVQLFDDLIIGIMARHPPKSILRFRCLSKSWNALLSSSSFITMHLNHVKESKYNDMQRLILSSTYFLQSMSYEAEEKPSYRIDFPLDLKYCIELLGSCNGLLCLGMPRETLILWNPSIKEFKKLPLSCPLDMRDTFGFGYDHSTDDYKIIRIFKLVDRIYSVEAPVDIYSLKSNTWKRIQSFHLSRIFFENSLSGTLVDKILYWNVIYLPNHEQGQEGYSYSDITRRILGFDLTYETFEVLPLPNDVIEGRHFTLRVIGGCLSLAQNLKNLEGDSIEMWKLEKDNMKQSWIKFMTIMNLQTLQYPHNLVPICVMKNGEVLITYSESVRFFAMGRKPSIFELYDPVKDTFRRLKVDGIRQWSRVMTYMESLVSPNSSAL, encoded by the coding sequence ATGGCGCCAATGATGAAGGAGCAGAAGAGAATGGTACAACTTTTTGATGATCTAATCATTGGAATAATGGCTAGACATCCACCAAAATCAATACTGCGTTTTCGATGTCTTTCCAAATCTTGGAATGCTTTACTTTCCAGCTCGAGTTTCATCACGATGCACCTCAATCATGTTAAAGAAAGCAAATACAATGATATGCAACGACTGATTCTCTCTTCTACTTATTTTCTTCAATCAATGAGCTATGAAGCAGAAGAGAAGCCATCGTACAGGATTGATTTTCCCCTGGATCTGAAATATTGTATCGAACTTCTAGGTTCTTGCAATGGTTTGTTATGCCTCGGTATGCCAAGGGAAACTCTTATCTTATGGAATCCAAGTATTAAAGAGTTTAAAAAACTACCGCTCTCTTGCCCTTTAGATATGCGGGACACTTTTGGATTCGGCTATGATCATTCCACTGATGACTACAAAATCAtaagaatttttaaacttgTAGACAGAATATATTCAGTAGAAGCCCCCGTTGATATCTATTCACTGAAATCTAATACTTGGAAAAGAATCCAAAGCTTCCATCTTTCTAGaatcttttttgaaaattcattgTCAGGGACTCTTGTTGACAAGATTCTTTATTGGAATGTGATATATTTACCTAACCATGAACAAGGCCAAGAAGGTTACTCATATTCAGATATTACTCGTCGGATTCTTGGATTTGATTTGACATATGAAACGTTTGAGGTTTTACCACTACCCAATGATGTAATAGAAGGACGTCATTTTACATTGCGAGTGATTGGAGGATGTCTAAGTTTGGCTCAAAATCTTAAGAATCTTGAGGGAGATAGCATAGAGATGTGGAAACTAGAGAAGGATAACATGAAACAGAGTTGGATAAAGTTCATGACAATTATGAATTTGCAAACATTGCAATATCCACATAATTTGGTGCCAATATGCGTTATGAAAAATGGTGAAGTCCTCATTACTTATAGTGAAAGTGTGCGTTTCTTTGCAATGGGTAGAAAGCCAAGTATATTTGAATTGTATGATCCGGTGAAAGACACATTCAGAAGGCTAAAAGTTGATGGCATAAGGCAATGGTCTCGAGTAATGACATATATGGAGAGTTTGGTTTCACCAAATTCTAGTGCCTTGTGA
- the LOC18602712 gene encoding small ubiquitin-related modifier 1 gives MSRPSGQASNSADGQPESINITVKGQDGSTVVYKIGRKIKLSKLLHSYCQRKQLDYRTVRFVHEGRHVPGQHTADKLKLEDGAEIFCMFLQTGGGFHIMPKTT, from the exons ATGTCCCGGCCCAGTGGTCAAGCCAGTAACAGTGCTGACGGTCAACCTGAGAGTATCAACATTACCGTAAAGGGTCAG GATGGGAGTACAGTGGTCTATAAGATTGGGCGCAAGATCAAGTTAAGCAAGCTCCTCCATTCTTACTGTCAAAGGAAGCAATTGGACTATCGGACAGTGCGATTTGTTCATGAAGGTCGTCATGTTCCAGGGCAACATACGGCAGACAAG CTAAAATTGGAGGATGGAGCTGAAATTTTTTGCATGTTTCTTCAAACGGGAGGTGGCTTCCATATTATGCCAAAGACAACTTAA
- the LOC18602713 gene encoding probable auxin efflux carrier component 1b, giving the protein MIGIKDLYSVLTAVVPLYVTMFLAYASVKWWNIFTPEQCAGINRFVAIFAVPLLSFEFVSRINPYKMDLLFLAADGVSKILILVVLFCWANFSKTGSLDWSITLFSLSTLPNTLVMGIPLLKSMYGDDKEYLMIQVVVLQCIIWYTLLLFLFEYRETRTSVFSKFKESSFSLPEREKENFKGTAEKVGGNCSSEDEVINVIATTPSSQQTAQNVNKIAPDQSQRFKPMVAASVEGERNELHLFIWRCGCCISPATCESVQAGQREESSGKAVASEKQADVENSSIPSSVSSAMLLKILRKVWFKLVRNPNSYSSLLGLSWALVSCRWDIKKPQIMENSVTILSSAGLGMAMFSLGLFMALQPRIIACGTKLALYGMLARFITGPALMAIASVVVGLRGTTLKVSIVQAALPQGIVPFVFSREYNLHPDVLSTAVIFGMIVSLPITILYYILLGI; this is encoded by the exons ATGATTGGCATCAAGGATTTGTACAGTGTTTTGACTGCAGTTGTACCACTTTATGTCACCATGTTCTTGGCTTATGCTTCTGTGAAATGGTGGAACATATTCACTCCAGAACAATGTGCTGGCATCAACAGGTTTGTTGCAATCTTCGCTGTTCCACTTCTCTCCTTCGAGTTTGTTTCTCGGATAAATCCTTACAAAATGGACCTCCTTTTCCTTGCTGCCGATGGagtctcaaaaattttgatattggtagttttgttttgttgggCTAATTTCTCAAAAACAGGGAGTCTTGACTGGTCCATCACACTTTTCTCACTCTCCACTCTCCCAAACACCCTTGTGATGGGGATTCCCCTCCTCAAATCAATGTATGGGGATGACAAGGAATACCTAATGATTCAAGTTGTGGTATTGCAATGCATAATCTGGTATACGTTATTACtatttttgtttgaatatAGAGAAACAAGAACTTCTGTCTTTAGCAAGTTCAAGGAAAGTAGTTTTAGTTTACCtgagagagaaaaggagaaTTTTAAGGGAACTGCGGAAAAGGTTGGTGGAAACTGCAGCAGCGAAGATGAAGTCATCAACGTTATTGCCACGACACCATCTAGCCAACAAACAGCCCAAAATGTTAACAAGATTGCACCTGATCAATCTCAACGGTTCAAGCCCATGGTTGCAGCTTCCGTGGAGGGAGAGCGTAACGAGCTCCATTTATTCATTTGGAGATGTGGATGTTGCATTTCTCCAG CTACTTGTGAGTCAGTGCAAGCTGGTCAAAGAGAAGAAAGCAGTGGAAAGGCAGTTGCAAGTGAAAAACAAGCGGATGTCGAAAATTCTAGCATCCCCTCTTCTGTTTCTTCAGCAATGCTCCTGAAAATATTGAGAAAAGTCTGGTTCAAGCTTGTGAGGAACCCTAACTCCTATTCAAGTTTACTGGGTCTAAGCTGGGCTTTAGTCTCGTGCAG ATGGGACATAAAAAAGCCTCAAATAATGGAAAATTCAGTCACAATACTGTCAAGTGCAGGTCTTGGAATGGCAATGTTTAGCCTTG gATTGTTCATGGCTTTGCAACCAAGGATCATAGCCTGTGGAACGAAGCTGGCTTTGTATGGGATGCTTGCTAGGTTTATCACAGGACCGGCACTAATGGCAATAGCATCCGTTGTAGTAGGCCTCAGAGGCACCACCTTAAAGGTGTCTATTGTACAAGCAGCATTGCCTCAAGGGATTgtcccttttgttttttctagGGAGTATAATTTGCATCCGGATGTATTAAGCACTGC GGTGATATTTGGAATGATAGTCTCTTTGCCCATCACAATACTATACTACATTTTATTGGGTATCTGA